From a single Oreochromis niloticus isolate F11D_XX linkage group LG3, O_niloticus_UMD_NMBU, whole genome shotgun sequence genomic region:
- the LOC109201485 gene encoding macrophage mannose receptor 1 yields MLSTKRVCVSTDGYSLQSCLHEHQRRTRLLCVHQTVKSCWIHCFLQMKEKSFSCDRATMQWSLFLLLLMGQCVFITCHLYEYHFIKEQMSWDEARAYCRENYTDLAKVFDLTDMRRLQGSAQSQTEAWIGLYSEPGKHNRRWHWSLLGEEYTENKTCWGATEPNDGEYPENCVRTGDKWADFPCTHTFKFICYNETIKDNKTFHLIEEMKTWTEAQNYCRQHHTDLASGLNQIYSEEFKNLPKSEASWIGLFRDSWRWSDGSNFSFRYWDMDSFNDGLNNRKCATTLLERSGRWSSAECDQRKPFFCYDDFLADKLILIRENKTWDEAVTYCRQEHHDLVSISNPHEQRWVQERAKNASTPFVWLGLRYSCSLDLWFWVDDNLVCYENWASEGKTENCSTCVAMTTGGQHKWVSQRDNETFNFICIKH; encoded by the exons ATGCTGAGTACAAAGAGAGTGTGTGTTAGTACAGATGGTTATTCACTGCAGAGCTGTCTGCATGAACACCAGAGAAGAACCAGAT TGCTGTGTGTCCATCAAACAGTGAAGAGCTGCTGGATTCATTGTTTCctccaaatgaaagaaaagtcaTTTTCATGTGACAGAGCGACGATGCAGTGGAGTctgtttctgcttcttctgATGG gTCAGTGTGTCTTCATCACATGTCACCTGTATGAGTACCACTTTATTAAAGAACAGATGAGCTGGGATGAAGCACGGGCATACTGCAGAGAGAACTACACAGACCTGGCCAAAGTGTTTGACCTGACAGACATGAGAAGACTTCAAGGCTCTGCACAGAGTCAAACAGAAGCCTGGATTGGACTGTACAGCGAGCCAGGCAAACACAACAGGAGGTGGCACTGGTCTCTGCTGGGGGAGGAATACACTGAAAATAAGACCTGTTGGGGAGCTACAGAGCCAAATGATGGAGAATACCCTGAGAACTGTGTGAGGACAGGAGACAAGTGGGCAGATTTTCCATGTACTCACACATTTAAGTTTATCTGCTATAACG AAACGATAAAAGACAATAAAACCTTTCATTTGATTGAAGAGATGAAGACCTGGACTGAGGCTCAGAACTACTGCAGACAGCATCACACCGACCTGGCCAGTGGACTCAATCAGATATACAGTGAAGAGTTTAAGAATCTGCCGAAGTCTGAAGCCTCGTGGATCGGCCTGTTCAGAGACAGCTGGAGGTGGTCAGATGGGAGTAACTTCTCTTTCAGATACTGGGACATGGACTCATTTAATGATGGACTAAACAACAGGAAATGTGCTACGACTCTGTTAGAGAGATCAGGAAGATGGAGCTCTGCTGAATGTGACCAAAGAAAGCCtttcttctgctatgatg ACTTTTTGGCAGATAAACTGATTCTGATCAgggaaaacaaaacctgggatgAAGCCGTGACTTACTGCAGACAGGAACACCATGACCTGGTTTCAATCAGCAACCCTCATGAGCAGCGATGGGTCCAGGAAAGAGCCAAAAACGCCTCGACTCCTTTTGTGTGGCTGGGACTGCGCTACTCCTGCTCTCTGGATTTGTGGTTCTGGGTTGATGACAACCTAGTGTGCTATGAGAATTGGGCTTCAGAGGGAAAGACTGAAAACTGTAGCACATGTGTAGCTATGACCACAGGAGGGCAGCACAAGTGGGTCAGTCAGAGGGACAATgagacatttaattttatttgtataaaacACTGA